A single window of Sphaerodactylus townsendi isolate TG3544 linkage group LG05, MPM_Stown_v2.3, whole genome shotgun sequence DNA harbors:
- the LOC125432924 gene encoding basic proline-rich protein-like, which produces PPPPPPPPPPPPPPPPPPPPPPPPPPPPPPPPPPPPPPPPPPTPPPPHPPPPPPPPPPTPPPPPPPPPPPPPPPTPPPPHPPPPPPPPPPTPPPPHPPPPPPPPPPTPPPPHPPPPPPPPPPTPPPPHPPPPPPPPPPTPPPPHPPPPPPPPPPTPPPPHPPPPPPPPPPTPPPPHPPPPPPPPPPTPPPPHPPPPPPPPPPTPPPPHPPPPPPPPPPTPPPPHPPPPPPPPPPTPPPPHPPPPPPPPPPTPPPPHPPPPPPPPPPTPPPPHPPPPPPPPPPTPPPPHPPPPPPPPPPTPPPPHPPPPPPPPPPTPPPPHPPPPPPPPPPTPPPPHPPPPPPPPPPTPPPPHPPPPPPPPPPTPPPPHPPPPPPPPPPTPPPPHPPPPPP; this is translated from the coding sequence ccccccccccccccccccccccctccccccccccccccaccccccccccccccaccccccccccccccccccccaccccccccaccccccccccccccccccccccccccacccccccccccccccacccccccccccccccacccccccccccccccacccccccccccccccacccccccccccccccccccccccccccccccacccccccccccccccacccccccccccccccacccccccccccccccacccccccccccccccacccccccccccccccacccccccccccccccacccccccccccccccacccccccccccccccacccccccccccccccacccccccccccccccacccccccccccccccacccccccccccccccacccccccccccccccacccccccccccccccacccccccccccccccacccccccccccccccacccccccccccccccacccccccccccccccacccccccccccccccacccccccccccccccacccccccccccccccacccccccccccccccacccccccccccccccacccccccccccccccacccccccccccccccacccccccccccccccacccccccccccccccacccccccccccccccacccccccccccccccacccccccccccccccacccccccccccccccacccccccccccccccacccccccccccccccacccccccccccccccacccccccccccccccacccccccccccccccacccccccccccccccacccccccccccccccacccccccccccccccacccccccccccccccacccccccccccccccacccccccccccccccacccccccccccccccacccccccccccccccacccccccccccccccacccccccccccccccacccccccccccccccacccccccccccccccacccccccccccccccacccccccccccccccacccccccccccccccacccccccccccccccacccccccccccccccacccccccccccccccacccccccccccccccacccccccccccccccacccccccccccccccacccccccccccccccacccccccccccccccacccccccccccccccaccc